Proteins encoded in a region of the Mercenaria mercenaria strain notata chromosome 1, MADL_Memer_1, whole genome shotgun sequence genome:
- the LOC128555082 gene encoding uncharacterized protein LOC128555082, translated as MSDDCLSTNMAAVTVIVPKQRAKMFSIREIDVITEFMKTHLSTLRASHTQGGPGAAQRQAKLWEKVTAEINACGNGPRTVKQVKEKWRNMVKMAKTDVSAERTSMRKTGGGPPRPEMSQTSQTVASLYESSASFHGVCSDADTLINVSGCTDVDIGQQVVDHLDLPQLGPAGHRDRDQRECGYNYQEYILRSCCFVQHQPANRDRSSEAGGYCARGGQYPT; from the exons ATGTCAGACGACTGTTTGTCAACAAACATGGCCGCCGTTACAGTTATTGTACCAAAACAAAGGGCAAAAATGTTCTCTATACGAGAAATAGATGTTATTACGGAGTTTATGAAAACTCATCTCAGCACCCTGCGAGCAAGTCACACGCAAGGAGGACCAGGGGCGGCACAACGACAGGCCAAGTTGTGGGAAAAAGTGACCGCCGAGATAAATGCTTGTGGTAACGGTCCTCGGACCGTGAAACAAGTAAAAGAAAAGTGGAGGAATATG GTAAAGATGGCGAAAACAGATGTGTCAGCAGAGAGGACCAGTATGAGGAAGACTGGAGGAGGCCCGCCACGGCCGGAGATGTCACAGACTTCTCAGACTGTGGCGAGCCTGTACGAGAGCTCAGCATCTTTTCATGGTGTGTGTTCAGATGCTGACACACTCATCAATGTTTCTG GCTGCACAGATGTCGATATAGGACAGCAGGTTGTAGACCATCTAGATCTCCCTCAGCTGGGACCAGCAGGACACAGAGACAGAGACCAGCGAGAGTGCGGATACAACTACCAGGAATATATTCTCCGTAGCTG CTGCTTTGTGCAACATCAACCAGCCAACAGGGACAGAAGCAGCGAGGCAGGCGGATACTGTGCCAGAGGGGGTCAGTATCCAACCTGA